The DNA sequence aaccttgatcattttattgcatCTTTCCCCTGTGAAACTGTCGAGGTAATTTGTGATGGCTTTTATTCGGATCACCttccaataaagttgaaaataaatacttcatttCATGCCCCTAAACAGCCAgataaaaagttgttttatataaaagactgGAAAGAAGTTAACCGCGagatgttttgttttgaatgtgacaaaatattaaataaaataaaggtgccCTTTCATTTGTTGTGCATGCGCTCGGGccttagtgaaaaagaaatagccatCGGACTTACCACCTATCTAGCTGAAATTAACCATGAATTAAAGTGTGCTGAAGCTTCAGCTGTCCCGTGCAAGCGTATTAGGAAAGGCTCTCAAGTTCAGGGTTAATCAAAAAACCCTTCCCTTATTTCTGCGTGCgagtcttctaaaatttggctgaatatttGGAAGCATTGCGGCAGGCCTAAGTCTGGGACTATAAATGGTTTGCGGCTacgttctaaacgttttttttttgctaaagtgttaagaaaacataaggttgaccttattgagaaaaacactcataaaattgcagagaacccttcgaagctctggaaaaaatttgaacgcccttgtgaacacattagtgcaaataatattcctgagcctgagtccataaattattataagcatgagttttcttctcccgatcctgctcttaaataaataaataaataaatatattcacaaatttgatggcaggccgttaagcctctacaaaacaaaaatcttaatttgcatttcttctaaatttgcataaggagaaaatgtcacttgaataatattcatcagcttccttcttgaatgtccgtaggtttgtggagcagattactctttctggtaagttgttccaatgctgaacaactcggttgccgaaagtccatcggcccatgtccttgtaaaaacGTTCCATACTCACTTTGTACTGATGTTCTCGGAGATGATTTCTATTGAACTGCACGATTCTCTGGGCTGGTACATTATCATAggctccattgcagagcttgtacatttcaataagatcaccacgatggaatctataggtgagggttgggatttcaagctttctaagccGCTCTTCGTAGGGAAGGAAGCGTAACCTGGGACAGAATTTAGTTATTctcctctgaacattttcgagagcatctatgtccttgttgtagtgtggtcttgtagaacaatgtccatactcaagaatcgggctgacaagggacttatagagcgtagcaagcattttgtcgtcctcgcatgagaagttttttctgatcataccagcaactttggaagccttcttgacgacagcttcatagtggctactgaagttcagttcagaatccactaagatgcctaggtctctttcttctctACTAAGAATGAGTGCAGCGGAACCAAGAAAGTATGTGGACGAAAAGTTTTGTGGACCCAGAGTGAGGATATGACTTTTCTGGGTATTGATTTCCATGATCCACTTCTTCATCCAGTCATCGATTCATTGGAGATCCGCCTGCAGGTGGTGAATGTCTTCACATGATGAGATGACGCGATAGAGCTTTGTGTCGTCCGCTAGAGAAAGATGTCAGATTTGATGCCCTCAACTAGTTCGTTGATATAGAGATTAAACAGAAGGGGGCCGAGAATTGACCCCTGGGGTACTCCGCTAAGAACTTCTTCTTCGGTATTGCTGAGACAACCTTCTACGCACACAACTTGCTTTCTGCCAGTTAAGAAGTCCGTAATCCAGTGAAGAAGATTGAATGAGGACCCGGATGAGGAGAGACCGTATTTCCTGAGCTTCTTGACGAGACGCTTATGGggaactttgtcaaaggctttcttgAGATCCAAGTATATGAGATCAATCTGGAACCCCTTATCGATGTTTTTCTTCCAATCATCTGTGCACAAAGCAGTTGGATCTCTGCAGATCGTTCCTTAAGAAAACCAAACTGTTTTTCGGTAagtattttttctcattttaagtGTTCTAGGGTGTGGTCTGCAAGGAGAGACTCAAGTACTTTACACGTAATACAAGTGAGGCTTATCGGTCTGTAGTTTGATGGGTCTTCTCGTTTCCCACCTTTGTATAGTGGGACGACAatagcttttttccaaatagtgGGAAGCTCACCGAGTTCAAGAGACTTTCTGTAAATGTAGACTAGTGGCTCTGTTATTACCGTTTCAAGTTCTTTGAGCAGTTTTGGATGTAGATTGTCTGGGCCTGTGGACTTGCTTGGGTTAAGTtctctgagttttttttagaacatcgcTATGTTTGATCTCTATGGGTCTTATCAATTCgcttataccctgaattggttccTCGCGGCTAAAGTGGTCTTCGTTCTCAGGTTCCTgagtaaaaacagaagagaactgggtgttgagaaaatttgccttgtccATGGGGTCGTGTACCAGCTTTTGTTTCACGGGATCGTAAAGAGATGAGACTCCacctttgtttttccttttgctgttcacgtatttccagaaaatttttgggttttctttcaGGGAGAAAGCTAATTTACGTTCTCTAAGCTTTCCTTCTCTTCTTGTTGCTTTTCGAACCCTGTTGTGGAGCCTCTTGAATGTTTTCTCTCGGTCGTTACTTAGTCGATTACTTTTGTAGTCTCtccatgctttttgttttgctttaatcAGTTCAATATTGGCTTTAGGTAATGCAACACGGGTGTATTTATTGTGCATAGGAATAAATTGTTCTTCCATTGAGGCTACAATCTTAGTGAACCTTGTGTAAATGGTGTCTAACGACTCCAACCCACTGAATTCTTCAATCCAGTTGACATCCGAAAGCTCTCTTCTCATAGCAACGTAATCTCCCTTGTAGTAGTTACGTTTCAGTGCCACACGTGTCCTCAAAACCTCAGTTTCCAAGCTAAACACAATTACCGAGTGATCCGATTTACTGATTGGTGACAACTGCTTAATATCTGATACCAGGTCTCCATCGCTTACCAGTAACAAGTCGAGGATACTTGGTGTGTCAGATCCCCACATCCTTGTTGGCTCAGATATTAGCTGCTCTAGAAAGTGTTCGTTAATAACGTCCAGGAATTTACTCGTCAAGCTTGCGGTAGATTCCGTGGTGTATCGCCTATTCCAGTCTATCTTAGGGAGATTGAAATCTCCTATAATAGCAAGCTTTTGCTTGGTGTTCTTAGCGAATGCTGCTATTTGCGAGAACAGAGCTTCGTCGGATGTGTCAGTGTTGTTGGGGCTACGATAACAGATCCCAAGAACAGTGTCGCTGGTCGTTTTAGACTTAATGCAGATCCACAGACTTTCTTTGGGCTCAATCGTGTCGGTTGACTTCGATATTGGATGCATGTTGATGCCTTTTCGACAATAGCAGACTATCCCTCTACCTGTATTCTCTTCCAGATTTTGTTCATACAGATAATAATCTTCGATACTGAGCTCTGTGACGGTAGGTAAGTATATGtagttttttggtttaacttctACTATTGCCACAATATCCGGATTTTCCAGTTTGATAACCTGCTTTGCTTCCTCCATTTTGTTTAAGAGAGAGTCAGCGTTGAGATAgaggcattttattttttttcggattCATTTGTATGGCTTGGGCCTTTTCCTCGTCAATTTTGGGGCTGTCGTTGGCTGGGACCATTTGATGGTCTCGCTTGTTGTCTCATTCTCTGGTTTCCGTTGGACCTGGAATTGGTGCTTCCAGTAACATTAGAGTGTTGCTGTGCCTGCTGACCTTGGCTCGACTTTGCTCGACGCTGTTGTGCCTGTTGTGCCCTTTGCATTGGTTTTCGATCAGGGTTTATGTAGACCTGCTTTTTTACAAGTTCGTTGGTCGATTTTCTTAGATTTGGGGCTGCGCTGAGAATCTTCTGTCGCTTCTTGATTGTGTCGATTGAGTCATTCAGTTTGACTACTAAGACGCGTGGTTTACTGCCATTTATTTGACTTCCAACGCGTGCGACCTCACGAATGTCGTCGTCCTGCAGGTGAGCTCCCAAATCATTCTCTGTAGTTAGGTTAATCACCAAGTCTTTGTCAGAGGTGTCTTCTGACTCCGGGAGACCAAAGATCGCAACATTTGTCCGTTTTCGTTCTCTAAGTTGTTTTTCCTTATCAGCCTTCAGTATCGCATCAACAGTAGTATCATAGCTTTGGATGGTGCTTTCCTTTGGAACAGGAGCTGGGAGCGAAGGACTGGGTGCATTTAACTGGAGCGCTTCCCTCAGTTTTAGCTGCAGGAACGATACGTTTCTTTTGTTGCAGCTCTCGTATTCGTATTTGAAAAGACGTGAATCAGGATCTAGGCTCCTAATTGTTAGGAATAGATCGGCGTTTAATTGTCTACATCCCACGTGCTCGTATTCACCACAGAAAAAGCATTTGATGGCCGTGGAATTTTTTGTCGGTAGATGACAGTAGCTGCATAGTTCATTTGCAGTGCTGAGCTCGACTGCTTCAGGTAAGATGGCTTTTCCCTGTCCCAAGCTCTGATCCGAGATGttgttgttgcctctgaattttgtTGGCATATCGTTGTTTGTGCTGATCGGAGTTGAGTTCTTTTTCGGCGGTAGATTTGGACTAGGGGCTACTTC is a window from the Artemia franciscana chromosome 17, ASM3288406v1, whole genome shotgun sequence genome containing:
- the LOC136037571 gene encoding uncharacterized protein LOC136037571, which produces MEEAKQVIKLENPDIVAIVEVKPKNYIYLPTVTELSIEDYYLYEQNLEENTGRGIVCYCRKGINMHPISKSTDTIEPKESLWICIKSKTTSDTVLGICYRSPNNTDTSDEALFSQIAAFAKNTKQKLAIIGDFNLPKIDWNRRYTTESTASLTSKFLDVINEHFLEQLISEPTRMWGSDTPSILDLLLVSDGDLVSDIKQLSPISKSDHSVIVFSLETEVLRTRVALKRNYYKGDYVAMRRELSDVNWIEEFSGLESLDTIYTRFTKIVASMEEQFIPMHNKYTRVALPKANIELIKAKQKAWRDYKSNRLSNDREKTFKRLHNRVRKATRREGKLRERKLAFSLKENPKIFWKYVNSKRKNKGGVSSLYDPVKQKLVHDPMDKANFLNTQFSSVFTQEPENEDHFSREEPIQGISELIRPIEIKHSDVLKKTQRT